Genomic window (Nitrospirota bacterium):
TCATGCCCCTCCTATGGTTGATGAGCGGGCTGGCGGCCGCCACGCTGGTGCTGGCCCTGGCTTCGGCCTTGGCGCTGGCTCCCAACTATTGGCTCCTGTCCTTCGCCGTCTATGCCGCCATCCAATTGCTCACATCGGGCCGGACCGCTCCGGTCTTCGGCCGCGCCCTCTCCCTGCAACACGAACTGGACCGGCTGGGCACTCTGTTCCGGTACCTGGAACGCAGGGCCTTCACCCCGACTCCATCGCTGCGGCGCCTCTGCGAACCGCTCCTCCGGGGAGCCGCCAGACCCTCCACATCCATCGCGCGATTGGCGCGGACCAGTCAGGGGCTCAGCCTGCGCGCCCATCCTCTCGTGCATCTGGCCGCCAACGCCCTCATGCCCTGGGATCTCTGGTTCACCTACAGACTGGAAACGATCCGGCAACACTTGTCGCAGAGCCTGCCGGCCTGGGTGGATCGCCTCGCCGAATTGGACGCGGCCTCGGCGCTCGGCACCTTTGCCTATCTGCACCCGGGCTATCAGTGGCCCAGGCCCCTGACGCCGGGCAGAGACAACGGACGCCCGGCTGCAATCCTGGCCCGCTCGCTTGGGCATCCTCTACTCCCCCCTGGGAAACGGGTGGCCAACGATCTGGAGCTTGAGGGCTTGGGACGAATCCTGCTGATCACCGGCTCGAACATGTCCGGCAAAAGCACGTTCCTCCGCACGATCGGCATCAATACCTGCCTGGCGCAAGCCGGCGCGCCGGTCTGCGCCACCTCGTTCGACTGGACCTGGGTCCGGCCTGTCTGTTGTATCCGGGTGGACGATTCGCTCGAGGCCGGGCTCTCGTTCTTTTACGCCGAGGTGAAGCGGCTGAAACGGTTGCTGGACGCGACGCACGATCGGTCGGCCAGGCCGGTGCTGTTTTTAATCGATGAAATCTTCAAGGGCACCAACAACCGGGAGCGGCTCGCCGGCAGCAAGGCCTTCATCCAGGCGCTGGCTTCCGGCAACGGGCTGGGGTTGATCACCACCCACGATTTGGAGCTGGCGCAACTGGAACAGGAGCTGCCGGCCGTTGCCAACGCCCATTTCCAGGAAACCGTCGAGGCCAAGACACTGACGTTCGACTACCGTTTACGGCCCGGCCTCTGTCCCACGACCAACGCATTGCGGATCATGGAGCTGGAAGGTTTGCCCGTGCCGAACCCGGACGGATCACCGCCCGCTTGACAGAGAGAAAGGCGACTGCTAGCTTGCTGGCGCGATCAGTTCCCGGCCTGACGACAAGACACAAGACGATGGGAGGTCACCCGATGAGATCATCCAATGCCCTGTCCGCACTGTTGCTCTCCGCCTTCATACTCATGCTGACCCTGCCCGCTTGCACCACCAAGGGCACCATCAAGGCGACGACCGACCCCACCACGGATATCTTGTCCAGCACGTCCGGCAGAGCCTGGTTCACCGAAGACGGACTCATCAAAGACGAATTCAAGGTGGAGGCCTTTACGGCTCTGAATTTCGAGAACCTCAAGCAGGACATGGCCCAGGGCCAGGGGGAATACCTCACATCGTTGGGATCGCTGCTGGGAGTCCCCGAGGACCGACAGGCGACCTTCTTTCAGTTGACGCGGGAGAAATATCCGCAACTCGTGCCGACCGACCGGACCACGCCCGCCGAACTGGTGGCCGCCCTACACGGCGAGCTGGCCGCCGATCCCCGGCTGATCGGAAACCCGACAAACAACTAATCGCGTCGCGGCAGAGCGATCACGTCTCCCAGAGACTGGTCGCTCTGCCCCTCCCTGTGCTCACCCACCCGCTGATACGAACCGGATCGGATCGGAACCCCGTCGTGGAACACGATGTAGTTGGACGGCAGGGCCGGCACGCGCGGCCCGGGCAGGATGATGCCGGCCAGATTCAGCGGGTCCGCCCCGGACAGTTTGATCTCTGCCCCCCCCCCCGATGCAGTCCCCGCTCGCCGCAAGGCCCGGAGCGACTCCACCGCCTCCGGTAGCGCAAACTGCTCCCCCACAAAGCCGGCCACGAAGCGCCCGCCCCTGATTTCACCTCGCGACTCGAGGCGGCGGTACTGCACGAGCAGATCGCGCCAAGGCGGACTGAGCGATTCGCGGCCCAACAAGTCCCGAAAGACGACCCCATAGCGCCGCAACAGCTGACGAGCGACCGACTCCTCCGGGCGGACCGCCGAGGGCTGATCGCCGACGGCGTGCCTGAGCAGGGACCAGCGGCCGGCGCTGCGGCCAGGCCGCCTGGCTTTTCCACGCCCCTCGGCCCGCCGCCGTTTGGGATCCAGCAGCGCCCGCAAGTTGTCGAACCCGTCGGCGGTGACGAGACCGGCGGCCGCCAGTTCCCACAAACCCCCTTCCACTTCCGTCTGCAGATGGCCCGTGCCCGCGACCAGGTCGGCGAAAAAGCTCGCCCCGCGCGACCGCAAATATCGCTGGAGGTCCTGCGCCACCGGTCCCAGGTTTCCCTCCGCCACAGGACCGACCGCTTCTCCACCGGCACGAAGCAGCCACCAGGCCTCCTCCCGCGGAAAGAGACCGATCGGCGCGACACTGGTGGGCATGATCCGTTTGGCGCGCGGCGCGTCCCCGAGGCCGAGCATCGGCTCTTCGAGACGAGGATGGGGGCTGAGCCGGCCCCAGGCCGCCATGCCGCCGAGACACAGC
Coding sequences:
- a CDS encoding DUF3015 domain-containing protein, with the translated sequence MLARSVPGLTTRHKTMGGHPMRSSNALSALLLSAFILMLTLPACTTKGTIKATTDPTTDILSSTSGRAWFTEDGLIKDEFKVEAFTALNFENLKQDMAQGQGEYLTSLGSLLGVPEDRQATFFQLTREKYPQLVPTDRTTPAELVAALHGELAADPRLIGNPTNN